The Puntigrus tetrazona isolate hp1 chromosome 4, ASM1883169v1, whole genome shotgun sequence genome includes a window with the following:
- the smo gene encoding smoothened homolog isoform X2: MSSKRLCSIVGGFWMLWIWAAASLVAQAVILHSNETTFNDFCKTSTTCEVLRYNTCLGSPLPYTHTSLILAEDSETQEEALEKLAMWSGLRNAPRCWAVIQPLLCAVYMPKCENGKVELPSQHLCQATRKPCSIVERERGWPNFLKCENKEQFPKGCQNEVQKIKFNTSGQCEAPLVKTDIQASWYKDVEGCGIQCNNPLFTEDEHSDMHNYIAIFGSITLLCTFFTLATFLADWKNSNRYPAVILFYINACFFIGSIGWLAQFMDGARKEIVCKSDDTMRLGEPSSTETLSCVIIFVIVYYSLMSGVIWFVMLTYAWHTSFKALGTTHQPLSGKTSYFHLVTWSIPFILTVAILAIAEVDGDSVSGICFVGYKNYRYRAGFVLAPIGVVLVVGGYFLIRGVMTLFSIKSNHPGLLSEKAASKINETMLRLGIFGFLAFGFVFITFGCHFYDFFNQAEWEKSFREYVLCEANVTIAHQTNKPIPECAIKNRPSLLVEKINLFSMFGTGIAMSTWVWTKATILIWKRTWFRIIGRSDDEPKRIKKSKMIAKAFSKRKELQKDPEKELSFSMHTVSHEGPVGINFDLNEPSMEMSSAWAQHVTKMVARRGAILPQDISVTPTGTPVPPPEERNKLWMVEAEISPEMMKRKKKKKKRRKEIRPTGPAADEGNPAFHRREFGHSSVPRLPKLPGHRSLVANLWEQQRQQQEEQDMLPGAFPEFRPSCPLPYQERYGGLGYLRNKPSNLPTANPLTLRDSMQDDLGGFQQSSWQPNGVFRYLGQEASAIDAGRTAVVPRADCRRGVPIHSRTNLMEAELLDADSDF, translated from the exons ATGTCCTCCAAGCGCCTCTGCTCCATTGTTGGAGGCTTTTGGATGCTTTGGATCTGGGCAGCAGCCTCTCTAGTCGCTCAGGCGGTCATCTTGCACTCAAATGAAACGACGTTCAACGACTTTTGCAAGACATCCACAACTTGTGAAGTACTAAGATACAATACGTGCCTTGGTTCTCCTTTGCCGTACACGCACACGTCTCTGATTCTGGCTGAAGACTCAGAAACTCAAGAGGAAGCCTTGGAGAAATTGGCCATGTGGTCTG GGTTGAGAAATGCTCCTCGCTGTTGGGCTGTCATTCAACCATTGCTGTGTGCCGTTTACATGCCAAAATGCGAAAATGGAAAGGTGGAACTGCCCAGCCAGCACCTGTGCCAAGCTACACGCAAACCTTGCAGTATTGTGGAACGGGAGAGGGGCTGGCCCAACTTCCTCAAGTGTGAAAACAAGGAGCAGTTTCCTAAGGGTTGCCAG AATGAGGTCCAGAAGATCAAATTCAACACTTCAGGACAGTGTGAGGCTCCCTTGGTCAAAACCGACATCCAGGCAAGTTGGTACAAGGACGTGGAAGGTTGTGGGATCCAGTGCAACAATCCCCTGTTCACAGAAGACGAGCACTCGGACATGCATAACTACATTGCCATCTTCGGCTCCATCACTCTCCTGTGTACCTTCTTCACGCTG GCCACATTTCTCGCAGACTGGAAGAATTCCAACCGTTACCCCGCTGTGATCCTCTTTTACATCAACGCATGTTTCTTTATCGGAAGTATTGGATGGCTCGCTCAGTTCATGGACGGAGCCCGCAAGGAGATTGTGTGCAAAAGCGATGACACTATGCGGCTTGGAGAGCCATC atCCACAGAGACGCTGTCGTGCGTGATTATCTTCGTCATTGTGTATTATTCGCTAATGTCTGGAGTCATTTGGTTTGTTATGCTCACTTACGCCTGGCACACATCGTTCAAAGCGCTGGGCACCACCCATCAGCCTCTGTCTGGAAAAACATCGTATTTTCACCTGGTCACATGGTCTATTCCTTTTATTCTGACAGTTGCTATACTGGCCATTGCAGAG GTGGATGGAGATTCGGTTAGCGGCATTTGCTTTGTTGGCTACAAGAACTACAGATACCGTGCAGGGTTTGTTCTGGCTCCAATTGGGGTGGTCCTTGTTGTCGGTGGTTATTTTCTAATACGAG GGGTTATGACATTGTTTTCCATTAAAAGTAACCATCCTGGGCTGCTTAGTGAAAAAGCTGCTAGTAAAATCAATGAAACGATGTTGAGGCTTG GCATTTTTGGATTCTTGgcctttggttttgttttcatcacttTCGGCTGCCATTTCTATGACTTTTTCAACCAAGCTGAGTGGGAAAAAAGCTTTAGGGAATACGTACT ATGTGAGGCGAATGTCACCATAGCTCACCAGACCAACAAGCCGATCCCAGAGTGTGCCATCAAGAACAGGCCTAGTCTGCTGGTAGAGAAGATCAACCTCTTTTCAATGTTTGGCACAGGCATCGCAATGAGCACATGGGTTTGGACAAAGGCCACCATCCTTATCTGGAAACGCACCTGGTTCAG AATCATTGGCCGAAGTGATGATGAGCCGAAACGCATAAAGAAGAGTAAAATGATTGCAAAGGCATTCTCAAAGCGAAAAGAACTGCAGAAGGATCCAGAAAAAGAGCTGTCTTTCAGCATGCACACCGTTTCTCATGAGGGACCTGTGG GTATCAACTTTGACCTGAATGAGCCATCAATGGAAATGTCTTCTGCATGGGCCCAACATGTGACTAAGATGGTGGCTAGAAGAGGGGCAATTTTACCGCAGGATATTTCAGTGACGCCCACCGGAACACCTG TTCCGCCTCCAGAGGAAAGGAACAAACTTTGGATGGTTGAAGCAGAAATTTCTCCAGaaatgatgaaaagaaagaagaagaagaaaaagagaaggaagGAAATACGGCCAACGGGTCCTGCAGCGGACGAAGGGAATCCTGCCTTCCACCGGAGGGAGTTTGGCCACAGCTCAGTCCCCCGTCTCCCAAAACTTCCAGGTCACCGGAGTCTGGTGGCTAACCTTTGGGAGCAGCAGCGacagcagcaggaggaacaggaTATGCTACCTGGAGCCTTCCCAGAATTCAGGCCTTCGTGTCCTCTTCCTTATCAGGAGAGGTACGGTGGGTTGGGATACCTGCGCAATAAACCTTCCAACCTCCCCACTGCTAATCCCCTGACTCTACGAGATAGCATGCAGGATGATTTGGGTGGCTTCCAGCAATCTTCATGGCAACCTAATGGGGTTTTCCGGTACCTTGGACAGGAGGCTTCCGCGATTGATGCTGGCAGGACTGCCGTTGTGCCACGGGCCGATTGCAGGAGGGGCGTACCAATACACTCCAGAACCAATCTTATGGAGGCTGAGCTACTGGATGCTGactcagatttttaa
- the smo gene encoding smoothened homolog isoform X1 gives MSSKRLCSIVGGFWMLWIWAAASLVAQAVILHSNETTFNDFCKTSTTCEVLRYNTCLGSPLPYTHTSLILAEDSETQEEALEKLAMWSGLRNAPRCWAVIQPLLCAVYMPKCENGKVELPSQHLCQATRKPCSIVERERGWPNFLKCENKEQFPKGCQNEVQKIKFNTSGQCEAPLVKTDIQASWYKDVEGCGIQCNNPLFTEDEHSDMHNYIAIFGSITLLCTFFTLATFLADWKNSNRYPAVILFYINACFFIGSIGWLAQFMDGARKEIVCKSDDTMRLGEPSSTETLSCVIIFVIVYYSLMSGVIWFVMLTYAWHTSFKALGTTHQPLSGKTSYFHLVTWSIPFILTVAILAIAEVDGDSVSGICFVGYKNYRYRAGFVLAPIGVVLVVGGYFLIRGVMTLFSIKSNHPGLLSEKAASKINETMLRLGIFGFLAFGFVFITFGCHFYDFFNQAEWEKSFREYVLCEANVTIAHQTNKPIPECAIKNRPSLLVEKINLFSMFGTGIAMSTWVWTKATILIWKRTWFRIIGRSDDEPKRIKKSKMIAKAFSKRKELQKDPEKELSFSMHTVSHEGPVAGINFDLNEPSMEMSSAWAQHVTKMVARRGAILPQDISVTPTGTPVPPPEERNKLWMVEAEISPEMMKRKKKKKKRRKEIRPTGPAADEGNPAFHRREFGHSSVPRLPKLPGHRSLVANLWEQQRQQQEEQDMLPGAFPEFRPSCPLPYQERYGGLGYLRNKPSNLPTANPLTLRDSMQDDLGGFQQSSWQPNGVFRYLGQEASAIDAGRTAVVPRADCRRGVPIHSRTNLMEAELLDADSDF, from the exons ATGTCCTCCAAGCGCCTCTGCTCCATTGTTGGAGGCTTTTGGATGCTTTGGATCTGGGCAGCAGCCTCTCTAGTCGCTCAGGCGGTCATCTTGCACTCAAATGAAACGACGTTCAACGACTTTTGCAAGACATCCACAACTTGTGAAGTACTAAGATACAATACGTGCCTTGGTTCTCCTTTGCCGTACACGCACACGTCTCTGATTCTGGCTGAAGACTCAGAAACTCAAGAGGAAGCCTTGGAGAAATTGGCCATGTGGTCTG GGTTGAGAAATGCTCCTCGCTGTTGGGCTGTCATTCAACCATTGCTGTGTGCCGTTTACATGCCAAAATGCGAAAATGGAAAGGTGGAACTGCCCAGCCAGCACCTGTGCCAAGCTACACGCAAACCTTGCAGTATTGTGGAACGGGAGAGGGGCTGGCCCAACTTCCTCAAGTGTGAAAACAAGGAGCAGTTTCCTAAGGGTTGCCAG AATGAGGTCCAGAAGATCAAATTCAACACTTCAGGACAGTGTGAGGCTCCCTTGGTCAAAACCGACATCCAGGCAAGTTGGTACAAGGACGTGGAAGGTTGTGGGATCCAGTGCAACAATCCCCTGTTCACAGAAGACGAGCACTCGGACATGCATAACTACATTGCCATCTTCGGCTCCATCACTCTCCTGTGTACCTTCTTCACGCTG GCCACATTTCTCGCAGACTGGAAGAATTCCAACCGTTACCCCGCTGTGATCCTCTTTTACATCAACGCATGTTTCTTTATCGGAAGTATTGGATGGCTCGCTCAGTTCATGGACGGAGCCCGCAAGGAGATTGTGTGCAAAAGCGATGACACTATGCGGCTTGGAGAGCCATC atCCACAGAGACGCTGTCGTGCGTGATTATCTTCGTCATTGTGTATTATTCGCTAATGTCTGGAGTCATTTGGTTTGTTATGCTCACTTACGCCTGGCACACATCGTTCAAAGCGCTGGGCACCACCCATCAGCCTCTGTCTGGAAAAACATCGTATTTTCACCTGGTCACATGGTCTATTCCTTTTATTCTGACAGTTGCTATACTGGCCATTGCAGAG GTGGATGGAGATTCGGTTAGCGGCATTTGCTTTGTTGGCTACAAGAACTACAGATACCGTGCAGGGTTTGTTCTGGCTCCAATTGGGGTGGTCCTTGTTGTCGGTGGTTATTTTCTAATACGAG GGGTTATGACATTGTTTTCCATTAAAAGTAACCATCCTGGGCTGCTTAGTGAAAAAGCTGCTAGTAAAATCAATGAAACGATGTTGAGGCTTG GCATTTTTGGATTCTTGgcctttggttttgttttcatcacttTCGGCTGCCATTTCTATGACTTTTTCAACCAAGCTGAGTGGGAAAAAAGCTTTAGGGAATACGTACT ATGTGAGGCGAATGTCACCATAGCTCACCAGACCAACAAGCCGATCCCAGAGTGTGCCATCAAGAACAGGCCTAGTCTGCTGGTAGAGAAGATCAACCTCTTTTCAATGTTTGGCACAGGCATCGCAATGAGCACATGGGTTTGGACAAAGGCCACCATCCTTATCTGGAAACGCACCTGGTTCAG AATCATTGGCCGAAGTGATGATGAGCCGAAACGCATAAAGAAGAGTAAAATGATTGCAAAGGCATTCTCAAAGCGAAAAGAACTGCAGAAGGATCCAGAAAAAGAGCTGTCTTTCAGCATGCACACCGTTTCTCATGAGGGACCTGTGG CAGGTATCAACTTTGACCTGAATGAGCCATCAATGGAAATGTCTTCTGCATGGGCCCAACATGTGACTAAGATGGTGGCTAGAAGAGGGGCAATTTTACCGCAGGATATTTCAGTGACGCCCACCGGAACACCTG TTCCGCCTCCAGAGGAAAGGAACAAACTTTGGATGGTTGAAGCAGAAATTTCTCCAGaaatgatgaaaagaaagaagaagaagaaaaagagaaggaagGAAATACGGCCAACGGGTCCTGCAGCGGACGAAGGGAATCCTGCCTTCCACCGGAGGGAGTTTGGCCACAGCTCAGTCCCCCGTCTCCCAAAACTTCCAGGTCACCGGAGTCTGGTGGCTAACCTTTGGGAGCAGCAGCGacagcagcaggaggaacaggaTATGCTACCTGGAGCCTTCCCAGAATTCAGGCCTTCGTGTCCTCTTCCTTATCAGGAGAGGTACGGTGGGTTGGGATACCTGCGCAATAAACCTTCCAACCTCCCCACTGCTAATCCCCTGACTCTACGAGATAGCATGCAGGATGATTTGGGTGGCTTCCAGCAATCTTCATGGCAACCTAATGGGGTTTTCCGGTACCTTGGACAGGAGGCTTCCGCGATTGATGCTGGCAGGACTGCCGTTGTGCCACGGGCCGATTGCAGGAGGGGCGTACCAATACACTCCAGAACCAATCTTATGGAGGCTGAGCTACTGGATGCTGactcagatttttaa